The stretch of DNA TACGTATTTAAATCATACAttatttacatatttaatactTTTGTTACTTTATCAGgtctaaaaaaatataaacattcGTAATATACATTTTTGTATAAATTATTATCGATGAAATTTGAACATTTTTGTTAGGATCGACGAGAGACAAACATTAAGTAATAATAACTCGATTTTTGAATTATTGAATACCAAGTTTATATGCTCGCCGAGATTAGATTTCTTTGTTTTATTTCAACAAAATGCTTTTCTGTAGTTTGAATACTGAATTCATCTTggcattttttaaatattaagtaTTTTGttgttatattattattatcattatctttTTTGTTAATTAATTGAATGCAACATTGGTCGGGTGTATTTTTAAGTAAACAGTCTTTAAtgaagtattttttttttctagatTTGAAATTGGTTATGTAGAATTTCTAAAGAAAAATTTCGTCGTAGATTAACAAGTTAGTATGGGCTCATTTAGAAGtagtttttaatataaaatactgTATAAATTCTTGATTTCTCCATATGATCAGATAATCCGTGCTGTTTATTTTCGAATCTATGATACAAAATGGTATATCTGCTTGTGAATCAGACTAATATAAACCCCAGCCTGAGTACATTTTGGCTTTCTATGATCAAAACCTGGCGATGAGGGTCCACCTAAACTAACATTATTCCTTGGTTTAacaaccttttttttttttaaccaaGAATTGTCTTCCCCATCATGCATCTTCATCGCACCCGGTGCAAAGCAAGGTATGCTAGAAATCGATAGCACACTAACATCAGCATCATGATGGACATATCCATCCATAAATGGCTTAAACCTACTGACTTTATGGGAGGATAATCTGCGACTCGGCAATGGACTCCCTTCCCGCACTCATACAAGTCATCCTCGTTGTACTGAACCCCGAGAAGTAATTTGTAACAGTAGTAGCTGTAACTCAGGTATTTTAGCCAAACTATGAATGGAGGAATTTGTCTGACATAGTATCCTCCAGCAATGAGGAAGACCAAAGTTGTTACTGAGGCTAAAGTAGCAGCTTGCTTGACATCCATCAGTATGGCACCAAATGCCAGGCCAAGACTTTGTGAAACAAGAACACTCAAAAGAACAACCAGGAGGGATAAAATAAAGGTGGCAGGGTCTGGTTTAAGGCCACCCATCCAATAAAAGATGAGTGTAAATGCTGTTGGAAGTGCGAGCTCCAGAGGAAGATCTCCCACTGTTCTGGCTAAAAAGTAAGAGGAGAGGCGGTACATACCAGATGACCTTTCCTTGATCAGCATGGTTCTTTCTTGAGGGAAGGTGAAAACAGCATTGTAAAGTGGGTAGAAGCCCCAAAACACGGAGAAGAAGAATAACATGGCAATCTGCATATTGAAGTAGCTCTAATAATTAGCTGTGACATAGGTTTGTAATGTTGCTAGATGATGGTTAAGGCGAGTAGAAGATATGTTTATTTGATATATTTAACAACGTGATGATTCGTGTAATAATTTGGAGTGGTGTTGTGTAAATACAGTGTCAAAACTTTCTAGATAGTGTTTCGGATATCTTTTTTCTCCAATGTGGAAGCAGAGAGGGGATATATTTTATGGTTGTGGAGAATTCTTACACGGTCATCAATGTGAGATGATGGAGTTTGCCACCATAGAAGCCCACCAAGTATTGCCATGCTTATGACTTGGAAGATTCTCAACCTGTTGAAGGATTCAAATCTCCGCTCTCGCAGTCCTCGTAAGAGCAGGATCTTAAATTGATGCCACCAAGTTGTGCACCACTTCCCTGACGAGATGTAGGATCCTGCTTGATTGGACCGatgattgtactatcgattagTAGTTAAATGGCAGAAAATAAGTGGAAACATTAAATCATCCGGAGCCGAATGTCTTCCTGCTCGATATGGAAGTTTAGTAAACAAATACGTAGACATAGAATGGAAACTCACTTTTAGAAGTTTCCTTCTTGCAACTGTCGATACTGACTTCTGAACTTCCTAACTCCATTTTCAGCCTTGTAGATATGTTCTTGTCATAAGCAGAAATTAGAGATTCTCGTACATGATTTGGATCTTGTTGCATGTTGTCACTGTGGCCAGTGGCATGCTGGAAGTCGGGTCCAATTCCTGGAATGTCAACTATATTCTTATCCAAATCTTTTTAAACGATAAATATACCAATTCATTAACCAAAATCTTTTTATATTTCTTCACATCTTTAACTAGGAGAGGTTTTCTTGCTTAAAAGTGTTGATTCCATTATCAGAAGAGATTAACATGCGCTTTGAAATTATCATTAAATTTCTGAGATTGAAAAATGCAAGGTGTGGGCCATTTGAACTCCATTAATCATGCCAAATACCTTGAGTCTTGTGAGTTTCATTTCTGTTGTCGAAAGAACATGGCTGTAAATGACTTAATACCCTTAAGTTATCGAGTACTATGCTCATGTTAGACAAGTGTCTCTGAgagtatatttttttattaccgTTGGCAAGGTCAAGCAAGAGATCAGCTGGGTTGATAGTGATGAATGTTGAAAAACCA from Primulina eburnea isolate SZY01 chromosome 6, ASM2296580v1, whole genome shotgun sequence encodes:
- the LOC140834492 gene encoding ABC transporter G family member 14-like, with the protein product MPLCPVAPKPENEGTELAAGLPMEACDTVHLAYPVQNNSESSLLGTVYPITLKFEEVVYKVNLEGKGTSIRGTSSSREKAILNGLTGMVCPGEILAMLGPSGSGKTTLLTALGGRLSGRLSGKITYNGQLFSGSIKRRIGFVAQNDILYPHLTVFETLLYTALLRLPNSLTKEKVVQHVEHVITELGLVRCQNCMIGGPLFRGISGGEKKRVSIGQEILVNPSLLLLDEPTSGLDSTTALRILNTLKGLATGGRTIITTIHQPSSRLYHMFDKVVLLSEGCPIYYGLASNALEYFSSIGFSTFITINPADLLLDLANGIGPDFQHATGHSDNMQQDPNHVRESLISAYDKNISTRLKMELGSSEVSIDSCKKETSKRSYISSGKWCTTWWHQFKILLLRGLRERRFESFNRLRIFQVISMAILGGLLWWQTPSSHIDDRIAMLFFFSVFWGFYPLYNAVFTFPQERTMLIKERSSGMYRLSSYFLARTVGDLPLELALPTAFTLIFYWMGGLKPDPATFILSLLVVLLSVLVSQSLGLAFGAILMDVKQAATLASVTTLVFLIAGGYYVRQIPPFIVWLKYLSYSYYCYKLLLGVQYNEDDLYECGKGVHCRVADYPPIKSVGLSHLWMDMSIMMLMLVCYRFLAYLALHRVR